A genomic stretch from Flavobacterium nitratireducens includes:
- a CDS encoding four helix bundle protein, giving the protein MNKQELENRLIDFAASIIIVASNFEKNYAGNHLAGQIIRSGTSPALNYGEAQSAESSKDFVHKMGVCLKELRESFVCLKIIEKANLTTDLKNLSMAKIEANELISIFVSSIKTAKANMK; this is encoded by the coding sequence ATGAATAAACAAGAACTGGAGAATAGATTGATAGATTTTGCGGCAAGTATAATAATTGTTGCTAGTAATTTTGAGAAAAATTATGCAGGAAATCATTTAGCAGGTCAAATTATTCGTTCAGGAACTTCTCCTGCGTTAAATTATGGAGAAGCTCAAAGTGCCGAAAGCAGCAAAGATTTCGTTCATAAAATGGGGGTTTGTTTAAAAGAATTAAGAGAAAGTTTTGTCTGTTTGAAAATTATTGAAAAAGCGAATTTAACAACAGATCTGAAGAATTTATCGATGGCAAAGATAGAAGCCAATGAGTTAATTTCTATTTTCGTGTCAAGTATTAAAACGGCAAAAGCAAATATGAAATAA